One genomic window of Camelina sativa cultivar DH55 chromosome 5, Cs, whole genome shotgun sequence includes the following:
- the LOC104784736 gene encoding DEAD-box ATP-dependent RNA helicase 6, with protein MNNNISRGRFPPGIGAAGPNFQSRTPNPNPTQQPHPQEYLQSRSPFPQQPQTQPPQYLQSQPDAHQFVQRAYPQTNPHQIQQQQQQQWSGGRAQLPSDPSYVDEVEKTVQSEANNDSNTQDWKATVKLPPRDDRYQTEDVTATKGNEFEDYFLKRDLLRGIYEKGFEKPSPIQEESIPIALTGSDILARAKNGTGKTGAFCIPTLEKIDPENNVIQAVILVPTRELALQTSQVCKELSKYLKIEVMVTTGGTSLRDDIMRLYQPVHLLVGTPGRILDLSKKGVCVLKDCTMLVMDEADKLLSVEFQPSIEELIQFLPENRQILMFSATFPVTVKSFKDRYLRKPYIINLMDQLTLVGVTQYYAFVEERQKVHCLNTLFSKLQINQSIIFCNSVNRVELLAKKITELGYSCFYIHAKMVQDHRNRVFHDFRNGACRNLVCTDLFTRGIDIQAVNVVINFDFPRTSESYLHRVGRSGRYGHLGLAVNLVTYEDRFKMYQTEQELGTEIKPIPSLIDKAIYCQ; from the exons atgaataataatattagtagAGGAAGGTTTCCTCCGGGGATTGGAGCGGCGGGTCCTAATTTTCAGTCACGGActccgaacccgaacccgactCAGCAACCTCACCCTCAAGAGTACCTTCAGTCACGGTCTCCGTTTCCTCAGCAACCTCAAACTCAACCTCCACAGTATCTCCAGTCTCAACCTGATGCTCACCAGTTCGTTCAACGAGCTTACCCACAGACCAATCCTCACcagattcaacaacaacaacaacaacaatggtcTGGAGGACGCGCTCAGCTTCCTAGTGATCCGAGTTACGTAGATGAAGTCGAGAAGACGGTTCAGTCTGAAGCTAACAACGATTCTAA TACTCAAGACTGGAAGGCAACCGTAAAGCTGCCTCCACGAGATGATCGTTACCAGACAGAG GATGTGACTGCCACTAAAGGAAATGAATTTGAAGATTACTTTTTGAAGAGAGATCTGCTTAGAGGAATTTAcgaaaaaggttttgaaaagcCTTCACCTATTCAGGAAGAAAGCATCCCTATTGCTTTGACTGGTAGTGATATTCTTGCTAGAGCCAAAAATGGGACAGGCAAGACTGGTGCCTTCTGCATTCCGACCCTTGAGAAAATTGATCCAGAGAACAATGTCATTCAAG CTGTGATTCTCGTTCCAACCCGAGAGCTTGCCCTTCAAACATCACAGGTTTGTAAGGAGCTTTCCAAATATCTTAAAATTGAGGTTATGGTCACCACTGGCGGTACCAGTCTGAGAGATGATATCATGCGATTATATCAACCTGTACACTTGCTTGTTGGAACTCCTGGACGAATATTAGATCTTTCCAAAAagggtgtgtgtgttttgaaagATTGTACCATGCTTGTAATGGACGAG GCCGACAAGCTTTTGTCTGTAGAATTTCAACCTTCCATAGAGGAGTTGATACAGTTCTTGCCAGAAAACCGTCAGATTCTGATGTTTTCGGCTACATTTCCTGTCACTGTGAAGTCCTTCAAGGATCGATATCTCAGGAAGCCTTACATTATCAATCTCATGGATCAGCTCACACTTGTGGGTGTTACCCAATATTATGCTTTTGTTGAAGAGAGACAGAAGGTGCACTGTCTGAATACACTATTCTCTAAG CTCCAAATAAACCAATCCATTATCTTTTGTAACTCTGTTAATCGTGTGGAGCTGTTGGCCAAGAAAATCACAGAACTCGGTTACTCATGCTTCTATATCCATGCTAAAATGGTTCAAGATCATCGGAACAGGGTTTTCCATGATTTTCGCAATGGTGCTTGCAGAAACCTTGTTTGCACTG ATTTGTTTACACGTGGGATTGACATTCAAGCTGTGAATGTTgtcataaattttgattttcctaGGACTTCTGAGTCCTATCTACACAG
- the LOC104784739 gene encoding LIM domain-containing protein PLIM2a-like, producing MSFTGTLDKCKACDKTVYVMDLLTLEGNTYHKSCFKCSHCKGTLVISNYSSMDGVLYCKPHFEQLFKESGNYSKNFQTGKTDKPNDLTRTPSKLSSFFSGTQDKCATCKKTVYPLEKVTMEGECYHKNCFRCAHSGCPLTHSSYASLNGVLYCKVHFNQLFLEKGSYNHVHQAAANHRRSASSGGASPPSDDLKPIDDTDSVPEAKEEEEEAVPEAAGEEEEEAEPVVES from the exons atgtcgTTTACAGGAACATTGGATAAATGCAAGGCCTGTGACAAAACCGTCTATGTTATGGATCTCTTGACATTAGAGGGTAATACTTATCACAAATCTTGTTTCAAATGCAGCCATTGCAAAGGCACTCTCGTg ATAAGCAATTACTCATCAATGGATGGAGTTCTTTACTGTAAGCCACACTTCGAACAGCTTTTCAAAGAGTCTGGCAATTACAGCAAGAACTTTCAGACCGGAAAGACCGACAAGCCCAATGATCTG ACTCGAACTCCGAGCAAGCTATCATCATTCTTCAGTGGAACACAAGACAAATGTGCCACTTGTAAGAAAACGGTTTACCCACTTGAGAAAGTAACAATGGAAGGAGAGTGTTACCACAAGAATTGCTTCAGGTGCGCCCACAGTGGTTGTCCTTTGACTCACTCTTCTTACGCTTCTCTTAACGGCGTCCTCTACTGTAAAGTCCATTTCAATCAGCTCTTCCTCGAGAAAGGGAGTTACAACCACGTCCATCAAGCTGCTGCTAACCACCGTCGATCCGCCTCTTCCGGTGGCGCTTCTCCCCCTTCAGATGATCTCAAACCTATCGACGACACCGACTCAGTTCCCGAGgcaaaagaagaggaagaggaagcagTCCCTGAAGctgcaggagaagaagaagaagaggctgaGCCCGTCGTTGAGTCTTGA
- the LOC104784738 gene encoding phosphomannomutase-like: MAAKKPGVIALFDVDGTLTAPRKQATQELLDFIRELRKVVTIGVVGGSDLSKISEQLGKTVTHDYDYCFSENGLVAHKDGKSIGIQSLKLHLGEDKLKELINFALHYIADLDIPIKRGTFIEFRNGMLNVSPIGRNCSQEERDEFERYDKVQNIRQKMVAELRERFAHLNLTFSIGGQISFDVFPKGWDKTYCLQYLEDFSEIHFFGDKTYEGGNDYEIYESPKTIGHSVTSPDDTMAKCKALFMS; the protein is encoded by the exons ATGGCGGCGAAAAAACCCGGAGTGATCGCTTTGTTCGATGTCGACGGTACTCTCACAGCTCCAAGGAAGCAAGCTACTCAAGAATTGCTAGATTTTATCCGAGAATTGCGTAAG GTCGTCACTATTGGAGTCGTCGGTGGATCTGATCTTAGCAAGATATCTGAGCAGCTTGGGAAAACAG TCACTCACGACTATGATTATTGTTTCTCTGAGAATGGTCTTGTTGCCCATAAAGATGGCAAATCCATTGGAATTCAG agcCTGAAGCTGCACCTTGGAGAAGATAAACTCAAG GAGTTGATAAACTTCGCGCTGCACTACATTGCAGACTTGGATATTCCAATTAAAAG GGGAACATTTATTGAATTCCGTAATGGAATGCTCAATGTATCACCTATTGGTCGTAACTGCAGCCAAGAAGAAAGAGACGAATTCGAGAGATATGATaag GTTCAAAACATCCGGCAAAAGATGGTAGCTGAACTTCGTGAGCGGTTTGCGCATCTTAACCTTACTTTCTCAATTGGAGGACAGATTAGCTTCGAT GTTTTCCCAAAAGGTTGGGATAAGACTTACTGCTTGCAATACCTGGAAGACTTCAGTGAAATCCATTTCTTCGGTGACAAAACCTATGAG GGTGGAAACGATTATGAAATCTATGAATCACCAAAAACGATTGGCCATTCAG TTACGAGTCCAGATGACACAATGGCGAAATGCAAGGCTCTGTTTATGTCTTGA
- the LOC104784740 gene encoding cell division protein FtsY homolog, chloroplastic: MATSSAHLSFLAGRFSSSERIVLLPHRREFRPRITRFRCSAGKSGFFTRLGRLIKEKAKSDVEKVFSGFSKTRENLAVIDELLLFWNLAETDRVLDELEEALLVSDFGPKITVRIVEKLREDILSGKLKSGSEIKDALKGSVLEMLAMKNSKTELQMGFRKPAVIMIVGVNGGGKTTSLGKLAHRFKNEGTKVLMAAGDTFRAAASDQLEIWAERTGCEIVVAEGEKAKAATVLSKAVKRGKEEGYDVVLCDTSGRLHTNYSLMEELIACKKAVGKVVSGAPNEILLVLDGNTGLNMLPQAREFNEVVGITGLILTKLDGSARGGCVVSVVEELGIPVKFIGVGEAVEDLQPFDPEAFVNAIFS; this comes from the exons ATGGCAACTTCCTCTGCTCACCTCTCGTTTCTCGCCGGACGGTTCTCCTCCTCCGAACGGATCGTATTACTTCCTCACAGACGTGAATTTCGTCCACGAATTACCCGGTTCCGGTGCTCGGCTGGAAAGAGCGGATTCTTCACGCGGCTGGGTCGGTTGATTAAGGAGAAGGCCAAAAGCGACGTGGAGAAGGTTTTCTCCGGATTCTCCAAAACTAGGGAGAATCTAGCAGTCATCGACGAGCTCTTGCTCTTCTGGAATCTCGCCGAAACAGACCGTGTTCTTGATGAATTGGAAGAG GCGCTATTGGTTTCTGATTTTGGACCCAAGATTACGGTTAGAATTGTTGAGAAGCTAAGAGAAGATATTTTGTCTGGGAAACTCAAATCAGGAAGCGAGATCAAG GATGCATTGAAAGGAAGTGTGTTAGAGATGCTGGCTATGAAAAACAGCAAGACAGAGCTTCAAATGGGTTTCAG GAAACCTGCTGTTATTATGATTGTTGGAGTCAACGGAGGTGGGAAGACTACATCTCTTG GAAAGCTGGCTCATAGATTCAAGAATGAAGGAACTAAG GTATTAATGGCAGCAGGTGATACATTTAGAGCAGCAGCAAGTGACCAGTTAGAGATATGGGCAGAGAGGACTGGGTGTGAGATTGTTGTGGCTGAAGGAGAGAAGGCTAAAGCAGCAACAG TTCTCTCAAAGGCTGTGAAAAGAGGGAAGGAGGAAGGTTATGATGTTGTACTGTGTGACACATCTGGAC GTCTTCATACTAATTACAGCTTGATGGAGGAGTTGATTGCATGCAAAAAAGCAGTGGGCAAGGTTGTCTCTGGTGCACCCAAT GAGATCCTACTTGTCCTTGATGGAAACACTGGTTTGAACATGCTTCCACAAGCTAGAGAATTCAACGAG GTTGTTGGTATTACCGGTTTGATATTGACGAAACTAGATGGCTCTGCTAGAGGAGGCTGTGTG GTCAGTGTGGTTGAGGAATTAGGCATTCCTGTAAAGTTTATCGGTGTAGGAGAAGCTGTAGAAGATCTCCAACCTTTTGATCCTGAGGCCTTTGTGAATGCTATATTCTCCTAA
- the LOC104784742 gene encoding BON1-associated protein 2-like codes for MSSYSTMKRSLEVEVISAEGLKVNRKPLKKKTYSVVSIDDKYSWNSNLDDLGGSCPVWKKKIDMEMPINGSVRFITVDVRYRTSNGAEKLVGHAKIPVTDFMGGFAPQGHLNFLSYRLRDDYGDKCGIINVSIMVKPDGSYNDHKSILPLPSSSFAACSSQAAAATNTQMWRQRTSMASTAGYGGGHVVTGVPVWCAYQRPS; via the coding sequence ATGTCGTCGTATTCAACAATGAAACGATCACTGGAGGTTGAGGTAATCTCAGCAGAAGGACTCAAGGTTAATCGTAAAccattgaagaaaaaaacatacagCGTCGTCAGTATCGACGATAAATATTCTTGGAATTCCAATTTAGATGATTTGGGTGGGAGCTGTCcggtttggaaaaaaaaaatcgatatgGAGATGCCAATAAACGGAAGCGTAAGGTTCATCACCGTGGACGTACGCTATCGAACGAGTAATGGAGCTGAGAAACTTGTTGGACACGCCAAGATTCCCGTGACGGACTTCATGGGAGGTTTTGCTCCACAAGGGCATTTGAATTTCTTGAGTTACAGGTTGAGAGATGACTATGGTGACAAATGCGGGATCATCAACGTGTCAATCATGGTAAAACCTGACGGTAGTTATAATGATCATAAATCAATATTACCGTTGCCGTCTTCTTCCTTTGCGGCATGTTCTTCGCAAGCTGCTGCGGCGACCAATACTCAAATGTGGAGACAGAGGACATCAATGGCTTCGACTGCTGGTTATGGTGGTGGTCATGTAGTCACCGGAGTTCCTGTTTGGTGTGCGTATCAACGcccttcttga